In the genome of Rhodamnia argentea isolate NSW1041297 chromosome 3, ASM2092103v1, whole genome shotgun sequence, one region contains:
- the LOC115750371 gene encoding bifunctional fucokinase/fucose pyrophosphorylase isoform X2 — MVDFISKKHILLLHAGGDSKRVPWANPMGKVFLPLPYLADDDPDGPVPLLFDHILAIASCARQAFKDQGGLFTMTGDVLPCFDASTIVFPEDSSSIVTVPITLDIASNHGVIVASKSHAKDEAVHLVDNLLQKPSVKELVNHEAILDDGRTLLDTGLIAVRGKAWRELVMLACSCQPMILELLKSKKELSLYEDLVAAWVPAKHDWLQQRPLGKELVSRLGKNYMFSYCAYELSFLHFGTSGEVLDHLSGVGSGLVGRRHLCSIPATTVSDIAASAVVLSSKIEAGVSVGEDSLLYGSSISSGIQIGSQCIVVGMNMPRENDEPSKLFRFMLPDRHCLWEVPLVGCTDSVIVYCGLLDNPKNSLSKLGTFCGKPWKRVLNDLGISEGDLWSTTGDQDRCLWNARLFPVLSYFEMLNLATWLMGLSDQKTEFLLPLWRVSRRLSLEELHRSIDFSKMCLGSSDHQAHLAAGIAKACIEYGLVGRDLSQLCGEILQLEVSGAEICKNFLGMCPRLQEQNSRILPKSRAYQVQMDLLRACGDEATAQELEHKVWDAVAKETASAVRYGFQENLEYPQKSASLNNHLSGSLDETFHPKTIKVELPVRVDFVGGWSDTPPWSLERAGCVLNMAISLEGSLPIGTIIETTKEAGILINDDSGNHLHVQDLASIAAPFDGGDPFRLVKSALLVTGVLNREVLSSTGLQIKTWANIPRGSGLGTSSILAAAVVKGLLQITDGDESNENVARLVLVLEQIMGTGGGWQDQIGGLYPGIKFTTSFPGVPLQLQVVPLLASSQLISELQQRLLVVFTGQVRLAHHVLQKVVARYLRRDNLLVSSIKRLTELAKTGREVLMNCDIDKLGEIMSEAWRLHQELDPYCSNEFVDSLFTLADPYCCGYKLVGAGGGGFALLLARDEACARELRAILQSDSKFDVKVYNWEIFLDSKP, encoded by the exons ATGGTAGACTTCATATCCAAGAAGCATATACTACTTCTTCATGCTGGAGGTGACTCTAAAAGGGTCCCTTGGGCCAACCCTATGGGAAAGGTATTTCTGCCGCTTCCATATTTGGCAGATGATGACCCTGATGGTCCTGTTCCACTACTTTTTGACCATATACTTGCAATTGCTTCTTGTGCAAGACAAGCCTTTAAAGATCAAg GTGGCTTATTCACTATGACTGGGGATGTTCTTCCGTGCTTTGATGCGTCCACCATAGTTTTTCCGGAGGACTCATCCTCGATTGTCACTGTTCCCATCACCCTAGACATTGCTTCTAATCATGGTGTAATTGTGGCTTCCAAAAGTCATGCTAAAGATGAGGCTGTCCATTTGGTTGACAATCTCCTACAGAAACCTAGTGTCAAGGAGCTAGTTAATCATGAAGCGATTCTAGATGATGGAAGGACTTTGCTTGACACAGGACTTATAGCAGTTAGAGGTAAAGCTTGGCGGGAGCTCGTCATGCTTGCTTGCTCTTGCCAACCAATGATATTGGAACTTCTGAAGTCTAAAAAGGAG TTGAGCTTATATGAGGACTTGGTGGCAGCTTGGGTACCAGCAAAACATGATTGGCTGCAACAACGACCCTTGGGTAAAGAATTAGTCAGCAGATTGGGAAAAAACTATATGTTCAGCTATTGTGCTT ATGAATTGTCATTCTTGCATTTTGGAACATCTGGTGAAGTCTTAGATCACCTAAGTGGGGTTGGTTCAGGACTTGTCGGTCGAAGACACTTATGTTCAATTCCAGCAACCACTGTGTCTGACATTGCAGCATCTGCTGTTGTACTTTCAAGCAAAATTGAAGCAGGTGTCTCAGTTGGAGAAGACTCTCTTTTATATGGTTCCTCAATTTCAAGCGGAATACAGATCGGCTCACAATGCATAGTTGTTGGTATGAATATGCCCAGAGAAAATGATGAGCCGTCAAAACTGTTTAGGTTCATGCTACCAGATCGCCATTGTCTATGGGAAGTTCCTTTAGTTGGATGCACTGACAGCGTCATAGTTTACTGTGGCCTTCTTGATAATCCAAAGAATTCCCTTTCTAAGCTTGGGACATTCTGCGGGAAACCCTGGAAGAGGGTCTTGAATGATTTGGGTATCAGTGAAGGGGACCTGTGGAGCACTACGGGTGACCAGGATAGATGCTTGTGGAACGCAAGACTTTTTCCTGTCCTATCTTATTTTGAGATGCTTAACTTAGCGACATGGCTGATGggcttaagtgatcaaaaaactGAATTCTTGCTTCCCTTATGGAGAGTTTCTCGACGTCTTAGCTTGGAGGAGCTACATAGATCAATAGACTTCTCAAAAATGTGTTTAGGTTCAAGTGATCACCAAGCTCATCTTGCAGCTGGAATTGCTAAAGCCTGCATTGAATATGGCTTGGTTGGGCGTGACTTATCTCAACTATGTGGAGAAATTTTGCAACTGGAAGTTTCAGGAGCAGAAATATGTAAAAATTTCTTAGGGATGTGTCCCCGTCTTCAGGAACAAAACTCAAGGATACTTCCAAAAAGCCGGGCATACCAGGTACAAATGGATCTTCTTAGGGCATGTGGAGATGAAGCAACAGCGCAAGAATTAGAACATAAGGTTTGGGATGCTGTTGCTAAGGAGACTGCTTCCGCAGTGAGATATGGTTTTCAAG AAAATCTGGAGTACCCTCAGAAGTCTGCAAGTCTGAACAATCATCTCAGTGGATCTCTGGATGAGACATTCCACCCTAAAACCATAAAAGTCGAGTTACCAGTTCGTGTTGATTTTGTCGGAGGTTGGAGTGACACTCCCCCATGGAGTTTAGAGCGTGCTGGTTGTGTTCTGAATATGGCAATTAGTTTGGAAGGTTCTCTTCCGATTGGCACTATCAtagaaacaacaaaagaagcTGGTATATTGATTAACGATGATTCTGGAAACCATTTACATGTGCAAGATCTTGCCTCCATTGCTGCACCATTTGATGGTGGCGATCCTTTTCGGCTAGTTAAATCTGCATTGCTTGTCACTGGAGTGCTTAATCGAGAGGTACTCTCGTCCACGGGCTTGCAGATCAAAACTTGGGCCAACATTCCTCGTGGTAGTGGCTTGGGTACTTCTAGCATCCTTGCAGCTGCCGTTGTTAAAGGACTTCTACAGATAACTGATggagatgaaagcaatgaaaatGTTGCCAGGCTTGTTCTGGTATTAGAACAAATTATGGGAACAGGAGGTGGCTGGCAGGATCAAATTGGAGGTTTGTATCCTGGGATTAAATTTACCACTAGTTTTCCTGGAGTTCCATTACAGCTTCAAGTTGTTCCCCTCTTGGCTTCGTCTCAGTTGATATCAGAGTTGCAGCAGAGGTTACTGGTTGTTTTCACTGGTCAA GTTCGTCTAGCACACCACGTATTGCAAAAGGTGGTGGCCCGATATCTAAGACGTGATAACCTCCTTGTTTCCAGCATCAAGCGCCttactgaattagcaaaaacaGGGAGGGAAGTTTTAATGAACTGTGACATTGATAAGCTTGGGGAAATAATGTCAGAGGCATGGAGGTTGCACCAGGAGTTGGATCCCTATTGTAGCAATGAATTTGTTGACAGTCTATTTACGCTTGCTGACCCATACTGCTGCGGTTACAAGCTTGTAGGAGCAGGTGGTGGGGGCTTTGCATTGCTACTTGCCAGAGATGAAGCTTGTGCCAGGGAATTAAGAGCAATTCTTCAGAGTGACTCCAAGTTCGATGTGAAAGTATACAACTgggagatttttttggatagcAAGCCGTAA